In a genomic window of Mycolicibacter heraklionensis:
- a CDS encoding YbhB/YbcL family Raf kinase inhibitor-like protein: protein MTTAPDPYAALPKLPTFTLTSTSLTDGQPLGKAQVSGIMGAGGEDASPQLSWSGFPEETRSFAVTVYDPDAPTASGFWHWAVANLPATCTELPEGVGDGSLLPGDALTLVNDAGMRRYVGAAPPAGHGPHRYYVAVHAVDVEKLELAEDASPAYLGFNLFMHAIARAVIVGTFEQK from the coding sequence ATGACCACAGCCCCCGACCCGTACGCCGCGCTGCCCAAGCTGCCGACGTTCACGCTCACCTCCACGTCGCTGACCGACGGCCAGCCGCTGGGCAAAGCCCAGGTGAGCGGAATCATGGGTGCCGGCGGTGAAGACGCCAGCCCGCAGCTGAGCTGGTCGGGCTTTCCCGAGGAGACCCGCAGCTTCGCGGTCACCGTCTACGACCCGGACGCCCCCACCGCGTCGGGCTTCTGGCACTGGGCGGTGGCCAACCTGCCGGCCACCTGCACCGAGCTGCCCGAAGGCGTCGGGGACGGCAGCCTGCTGCCCGGGGACGCGCTGACGCTGGTCAACGACGCCGGGATGCGCCGCTACGTGGGTGCCGCGCCGCCGGCCGGTCACGGGCCGCACCGCTACTACGTCGCGGTGCACGCCGTCGACGTCGAGAAGCTGGAACTGGCCGAAGACGCCAGCCCGGCCTACCTGGGCTTCAACCTGTTCATGCACGCGATCGCGCGCGCGGTGATCGTCGGCACCTTCGAACAGAAGTAG
- a CDS encoding quinone-dependent dihydroorotate dehydrogenase, translating to MGLYGAVRRAFFMVPAERIHTIVFAGLRGATATPPARRALQRRLAPHDPVLASTVFGVRFPGPLGLAAGFDKDGAGINAWGALGFGYAEVGTVTAAAQPGNPAPRLFRLPDDRALLNRMGFNNHGAAALAAQLARHRSDVPIGVNIGKTKATPPEGAVEDYRTSARLLAPLAAYLVVNVSSPNTPGLRDLQAVESLRPILAAVRAETTKPVLVKIAPDLADSDLDAIADLCVELDLAGIVATNTTVSRDGLATPGVAELGPGGISGPPVARRALEVLRRLYARVGDRLVLISVGGIETADDAWERITAGAALLQGYTGFIYGGGLWARDIHDGLAQRLRDGGFASLSEAVGSAAR from the coding sequence ATGGGTCTCTACGGCGCGGTGCGCCGCGCGTTTTTCATGGTGCCGGCCGAGCGCATCCACACCATCGTGTTCGCCGGGCTGCGCGGTGCCACCGCCACGCCACCGGCACGGCGGGCTTTGCAGCGCCGGCTCGCCCCGCACGACCCGGTGCTGGCCAGCACCGTGTTCGGGGTGCGATTCCCCGGCCCGCTCGGGTTGGCCGCCGGGTTCGACAAGGACGGAGCCGGGATAAATGCTTGGGGCGCATTGGGTTTCGGTTACGCCGAAGTGGGCACCGTGACGGCCGCGGCGCAACCGGGTAACCCGGCGCCGCGCCTGTTCCGGCTGCCCGACGACCGCGCTCTGCTGAACCGGATGGGCTTCAACAATCACGGGGCCGCTGCGCTGGCGGCCCAGCTGGCGCGGCATCGGTCCGACGTGCCGATCGGGGTGAACATCGGCAAGACCAAGGCCACTCCGCCCGAGGGCGCGGTCGAGGACTACCGCACCAGCGCCCGGCTGCTGGCCCCGCTGGCCGCCTATCTGGTGGTCAACGTCAGCTCGCCGAACACGCCGGGACTGCGCGACCTGCAGGCCGTCGAGTCGCTGCGGCCCATCCTGGCCGCGGTCCGCGCCGAGACCACCAAGCCGGTGCTGGTGAAGATCGCACCGGACCTGGCCGATTCCGACCTGGATGCCATCGCCGACCTCTGCGTCGAGTTGGATCTGGCCGGCATCGTGGCGACCAACACCACGGTGTCACGCGACGGCCTGGCAACGCCGGGGGTGGCCGAGCTGGGGCCCGGCGGCATCTCCGGGCCACCGGTGGCCCGCCGCGCGCTGGAGGTGCTGCGGCGGCTGTACGCCCGGGTCGGCGATCGGCTGGTCCTGATCAGCGTCGGCGGGATCGAGACCGCCGACGACGCCTGGGAGCGGATCACTGCCGGCGCCGCACTGCTGCAGGGCTACACCGGCTTCATCTACGGCGGCGGCCTGTGGGCCAGGGATATCCATGACGGCCTGGCCCAGCGGCTGCGCGACGGCGGGTTCGCGTCGCTGTCCGAGGCGGTCGGGTCCGCCGCCCGCTAG
- a CDS encoding DUF5703 family protein has protein sequence MTALRPRRLPAGWDTELSDDYEWIPLRLPPEVTRIGASTRLSIEAEYRGWELTRVRLYTDGSRRVLLRRKKSAANAISESRCVDQPGL, from the coding sequence TTGACCGCGCTGCGGCCACGCCGACTGCCGGCCGGCTGGGACACCGAACTGTCCGATGACTATGAGTGGATTCCGCTGCGACTGCCCCCGGAGGTCACCCGGATCGGGGCGTCCACCCGGCTGTCCATCGAAGCCGAATACCGAGGTTGGGAGCTGACCCGAGTGCGGTTGTACACCGACGGGAGCAGGCGGGTGTTGCTGCGCCGCAAGAAGTCTGCCGCGAACGCGATCAGCGAGAGCCGCTGCGTCGACCAGCCGGGACTGTAG
- a CDS encoding YncE family protein: MPKRATRRPRRSLQGLLLPLLLLTACSSNPITASPPTIAPAEPAVSPVAAVRPAGTVRPLAGRATGAVFDAATGLLAVLSPGPDAQAAATLGLVGDGSHPPAVVALPGPASALAGDGNGTVYLSGHGGYYAVDLATRSIKRVDVDDAAGVEFTAIGRRADGTMVLGSADGAVYTLANDGTRIAERVKIFARVDQIVTQGDIAVVLDRGQTSVTTIGTDGKPQYALRAGQGATTLAAAAHGPVLAADPRSGRLLVYAVDPLMLHQDYPVPHAPYGLAGAGGFAWVSQTGTNTVTGYDLSTGIPVEKVRYPTVQQPNTLALDEKSDTLYVVSGSGAGVQVIEHAARPR, from the coding sequence GTGCCCAAGCGCGCCACCCGCCGGCCCCGCCGGTCCCTACAAGGCCTGTTGCTGCCGTTGTTGCTGCTCACAGCGTGCTCATCCAATCCCATCACCGCATCGCCGCCCACCATCGCGCCGGCCGAGCCCGCCGTCTCCCCGGTCGCCGCGGTCCGGCCGGCCGGCACGGTACGGCCACTGGCCGGCCGGGCCACCGGCGCGGTTTTCGACGCGGCCACCGGACTGCTGGCGGTGCTGTCTCCCGGGCCGGACGCGCAGGCCGCCGCCACGCTCGGGCTGGTCGGCGACGGGAGTCACCCGCCCGCCGTGGTCGCGTTGCCGGGGCCGGCAAGCGCACTGGCCGGCGACGGCAACGGCACGGTCTACCTGTCCGGCCATGGCGGCTACTACGCCGTCGACCTGGCCACCCGCAGCATCAAACGGGTCGACGTCGACGATGCCGCCGGTGTCGAGTTCACCGCGATCGGCCGGCGCGCCGACGGCACCATGGTGCTGGGCAGCGCTGACGGCGCGGTCTACACGCTGGCGAACGACGGCACGCGGATTGCGGAGCGGGTGAAGATCTTCGCCCGGGTCGACCAGATCGTGACCCAGGGCGATATCGCGGTGGTGCTGGACCGCGGCCAGACCTCGGTGACGACCATCGGTACCGACGGCAAGCCCCAGTACGCGCTGCGGGCGGGTCAGGGCGCGACCACGCTTGCCGCCGCTGCGCACGGGCCGGTGCTGGCGGCCGACCCCCGCAGCGGCCGGCTGCTGGTGTACGCCGTGGACCCGCTGATGCTGCACCAGGACTATCCGGTACCGCACGCTCCCTATGGACTGGCCGGGGCGGGCGGGTTTGCGTGGGTGTCGCAAACCGGGACGAACACCGTGACCGGCTACGATTTGTCCACCGGAATTCCCGTGGAGAAGGTTCGCTATCCGACCGTGCAGCAACCCAACACCCTGGCCTTGGACGAGAAGTCAGACACCTTGTACGTGGTGTCGGGCTCCGGCGCCGGGGTGCAGGTGATCGAGCACGCGGCGAGGCCACGTTGA
- a CDS encoding undecaprenyl-diphosphate phosphatase, giving the protein MSWPQVVVLAIVQGLTEFLPVSSSGHLALVSRLFFAGDAGASFTAVTQLGTEVAVLVYFARDIARIGTAWLSGVASALAKTRLPADRETDYRMGWYVIIGTIPICVLGLLFKDLIRSGVRNLWVVATALVVFSVVIAAAEYFGRQARHAKELTWRDAVLVGSAQTLALVPGVSRSGATISAGLFAGLDRELAARFGFLLAIPAVFASGLFSLPDAFHPEGAGMSASGPQLLVATLIAFAVGWAAVAWFLKFLVSHSMYWFVGYRVVVGTTILVLLATGVLAASP; this is encoded by the coding sequence ATGTCGTGGCCGCAAGTGGTTGTCCTGGCGATTGTCCAGGGCCTCACCGAATTTCTGCCGGTTTCGTCGTCGGGACACCTGGCGTTGGTCTCACGGCTGTTCTTCGCCGGTGACGCCGGCGCTTCCTTCACGGCGGTGACCCAACTCGGCACCGAGGTCGCCGTGCTGGTCTACTTCGCCAGGGACATCGCGCGCATCGGCACGGCCTGGCTCTCGGGGGTGGCGTCGGCGCTGGCCAAGACCCGGTTGCCCGCCGACCGCGAGACCGACTACCGGATGGGCTGGTACGTCATCATCGGCACCATCCCGATCTGTGTGCTGGGCCTGCTGTTCAAAGACCTGATCCGGTCCGGGGTCCGCAACCTGTGGGTGGTGGCCACCGCATTGGTGGTGTTCTCGGTGGTGATCGCCGCAGCCGAGTACTTCGGCCGCCAGGCCCGCCATGCCAAGGAACTGACGTGGCGCGACGCCGTGCTGGTGGGTTCGGCGCAGACACTTGCGCTGGTGCCGGGGGTGTCACGGTCCGGCGCCACCATCAGTGCCGGGCTGTTCGCCGGCCTGGACCGGGAATTGGCCGCCCGCTTCGGTTTCCTGCTGGCGATTCCCGCGGTGTTCGCCTCCGGGCTGTTCTCGCTGCCTGACGCGTTTCACCCCGAAGGGGCCGGCATGAGCGCCAGCGGTCCGCAACTGCTGGTCGCCACCCTGATCGCGTTCGCGGTGGGCTGGGCGGCCGTCGCCTGGTTCCTCAAGTTCCTGGTGTCACACAGCATGTACTGGTTTGTCGGGTACCGGGTGGTCGTCGGGACGACGATCCTGGTCCTGCTGGCCACCGGCGTGTTGGCGGCCTCGCCATGA
- a CDS encoding histidine phosphatase family protein — translation MTVILLRHGRSTSNTSGVLAGRTEGVELDDLGREQATQLVGRLDGLPIKALVRSPLLRCRRTVEPLAAALGLEPLVDDRLAEVDYGAWTGRKLSELTAEPLWRVVQAQPSAAIFPEGEGLAQVQARAVTAVRDHDRQLAEQHGADVLWVACTHGDVIKAVIADALGVHLDGFQRITADPASASVIRYTPLRPFVIHLNHTGASLAAAVQSSPAGTVGESDAVVGGSTT, via the coding sequence ATGACCGTCATCCTGCTGCGGCATGGCCGGTCCACCTCGAACACCTCCGGGGTGCTGGCCGGCCGCACCGAAGGCGTCGAACTCGACGACCTGGGCCGTGAGCAGGCCACGCAGCTCGTCGGCCGGCTCGACGGCCTGCCGATCAAGGCGTTGGTGCGCTCACCGCTGCTGCGCTGCCGACGCACCGTCGAACCGCTGGCCGCAGCGCTGGGGCTGGAGCCGCTCGTCGACGACCGGCTCGCCGAAGTCGACTACGGGGCCTGGACCGGGCGCAAGCTCAGCGAGCTGACCGCCGAGCCGCTGTGGCGGGTGGTGCAGGCGCAGCCCAGCGCGGCGATCTTCCCCGAGGGCGAAGGGCTGGCGCAGGTGCAGGCCCGCGCCGTCACCGCGGTCCGCGATCACGACCGGCAGCTGGCCGAACAGCACGGCGCCGACGTGCTGTGGGTGGCCTGCACCCACGGCGACGTCATCAAGGCCGTCATCGCCGACGCGCTCGGCGTGCACCTGGACGGCTTCCAACGGATCACCGCCGACCCGGCATCGGCGAGCGTGATCCGCTACACGCCGTTGCGCCCGTTCGTGATCCACCTCAACCACACCGGAGCGTCGTTGGCCGCCGCGGTGCAGAGTTCGCCGGCCGGCACCGTCGGTGAAAGCGACGCCGTAGTCGGCGGGTCCACCACCTAG
- a CDS encoding DUF3090 domain-containing protein, with translation MSRAIHVFRTPDRFVAGTVGQPGNRTFYLQAVHDERVVSVVLEKQQVAVLSERIGALLLEVNRRFGTPVPPEPTEIDDLDPLVTPVDAEFRVGTMGLGWDSEAQTVVVELLAVSDAEFDASVVLDDTDEGPDAVRVFLTPESARQFATRSNRVISAGRPPCPLCDEPLDPSGHMCVRTNGYRRGAFGPDDEPDDADI, from the coding sequence ATGTCCCGAGCAATTCACGTCTTCCGCACCCCCGACCGCTTCGTGGCCGGGACCGTCGGCCAGCCCGGCAATCGCACCTTCTATCTGCAGGCGGTCCACGACGAGCGGGTGGTCTCGGTGGTGCTGGAAAAGCAGCAGGTCGCAGTGCTGTCCGAACGGATCGGTGCGCTGCTGCTGGAGGTCAACCGCCGATTCGGCACCCCGGTGCCGCCCGAACCCACCGAGATCGACGACCTGGACCCGCTGGTCACACCGGTGGACGCGGAGTTCCGGGTCGGCACCATGGGGTTGGGCTGGGATTCCGAAGCGCAGACGGTGGTGGTTGAGCTGCTCGCGGTCAGTGACGCCGAATTCGACGCATCGGTGGTGCTCGACGACACCGACGAAGGGCCGGACGCGGTGCGGGTGTTCCTCACCCCGGAGTCCGCGCGCCAGTTCGCCACCCGCTCCAACCGGGTCATCTCGGCGGGCCGCCCGCCGTGTCCGCTGTGCGACGAGCCGCTGGACCCCTCCGGTCACATGTGTGTGCGCACCAACGGCTATCGAAGGGGCGCATTCGGGCCCGACGATGAGCCCGATGACGCCGACATCTGA
- a CDS encoding SCO1664 family protein — MTPTSDDREALHSGELEILGRIRSASNATFLCQATLGEHRVHCVYKPVAGEQPLWDFPDGTLAGRELGAHLISAELGWNLVPYTIIREGPAGPGMVQRWVDQPEDDDEAEDASPPPGLVDVVPGDHVPAGYLPVLQAYGHTGDPVTLVHADDLRLRRLAVFDVVINNADRKGGHILCGTDGRVYGVDHGVSLHTQDKLRTVLWGWAGKPVADLDDEALPALSRLLVALDGPLAVTLQPHLTADEIAALRRRVTDLLDHPVMPGPNRHRPIPWPAF; from the coding sequence ATGACGCCGACATCTGACGACCGGGAGGCGTTGCACTCCGGGGAACTGGAGATCCTGGGCCGCATCCGCTCGGCCAGCAACGCCACGTTTCTGTGCCAGGCGACGCTGGGGGAGCACCGCGTGCACTGCGTCTACAAGCCGGTCGCCGGCGAACAGCCGCTCTGGGACTTCCCCGACGGCACCCTGGCCGGCCGCGAACTCGGCGCGCACCTGATCTCGGCCGAATTGGGCTGGAACCTGGTTCCCTACACCATCATTCGGGAGGGACCGGCGGGTCCGGGCATGGTGCAGCGCTGGGTGGATCAACCCGAAGACGACGACGAAGCCGAGGACGCGTCGCCGCCGCCCGGCCTGGTCGACGTGGTGCCCGGCGACCACGTTCCGGCGGGCTACCTGCCGGTGTTGCAGGCCTATGGCCACACCGGCGACCCGGTCACCTTGGTGCACGCCGACGACCTGCGGCTGCGCCGCCTCGCCGTCTTCGACGTGGTGATCAACAACGCCGACCGCAAGGGCGGGCACATCCTGTGCGGCACCGACGGCCGCGTCTACGGCGTTGACCACGGCGTGAGCCTGCACACCCAAGACAAGTTGCGCACCGTGCTGTGGGGGTGGGCGGGCAAACCGGTGGCCGACCTGGACGACGAGGCGTTGCCGGCGCTGTCGCGGCTGCTGGTGGCGCTGGACGGCCCGCTGGCGGTAACCCTGCAACCGCACCTGACCGCCGACGAGATCGCGGCACTGCGCCGGCGGGTGACCGACCTGCTGGACCACCCGGTGATGCCCGGCCCGAACCGTCATCGCCCGATACCCTGGCCGGCGTTCTGA
- a CDS encoding 3'(2'),5'-bisphosphate nucleotidase CysQ, which yields MTLTDAALAAELAVEAGKLLLAVRDEVGFAQPWHLGDTGDGRANQLIIRRLRDARPSDAVLSEESPDNLARLRADRVWIVDPLDGTREFTTPGRDDWAVHIALWQRGGADGFGAITDAAVSLPAYDNRSNVVFRTDTVARPAPPTGPPDTIRVAVSASRMPAVVRLIREVLPVEPVLMGSAGAKAMAVVRGDVDAYLHAGGQWEWDSAAPAGVVLAAGLHASRIDGSPLRYNRPDPYLPDLLMCRPDVAPILLDAMRRTVL from the coding sequence GTGACGCTGACCGACGCGGCGCTGGCCGCCGAACTGGCAGTCGAGGCCGGAAAGCTCTTGCTGGCGGTGCGTGACGAGGTGGGCTTCGCCCAGCCGTGGCACCTGGGCGACACCGGCGACGGCCGCGCGAACCAGCTGATCATCCGCCGACTGCGCGACGCACGCCCGTCAGACGCGGTGCTCAGCGAGGAATCACCGGACAACCTGGCCCGGCTGCGGGCAGACCGGGTCTGGATCGTCGACCCGCTGGACGGCACCCGGGAGTTCACCACGCCGGGACGCGACGACTGGGCGGTGCACATCGCGCTGTGGCAGCGGGGCGGAGCCGACGGCTTTGGCGCCATCACCGACGCCGCGGTGTCCCTGCCGGCCTACGACAACAGAAGCAACGTCGTCTTCCGCACCGACACGGTCGCCCGGCCCGCCCCGCCGACCGGGCCGCCGGACACCATTCGGGTCGCGGTCAGCGCCTCCCGGATGCCCGCGGTGGTACGGCTCATCCGCGAGGTGTTGCCGGTGGAGCCGGTGCTGATGGGTTCGGCGGGCGCCAAGGCGATGGCCGTGGTGCGCGGCGACGTGGACGCCTACCTGCACGCCGGCGGGCAGTGGGAGTGGGATTCGGCTGCCCCGGCCGGGGTGGTGCTGGCGGCGGGGCTGCACGCGTCCCGAATCGACGGGTCGCCGTTGCGCTACAACCGCCCCGACCCCTACCTGCCCGACCTGCTGATGTGCCGGCCCGATGTGGCGCCGATCCTGCTGGACGCGATGCGGCGAACGGTGCTGTAG
- the mshC gene encoding cysteine--1-D-myo-inosityl 2-amino-2-deoxy-alpha-D-glucopyranoside ligase — protein MQSWSAPTVPVLPGRGPALRLYDTADRQVRPVSPGPTASMYVCGITPYDATHLGHAATYLVFDLIHRIWLDAGHQVNYVQNVTDVDDPLLERAERDGVQWQALAASQVELFGADMTALRVLPPRDYVAATEAIAEVVELVEKMLAAGSAYIVDADYPDIYFRADATEQFGYESGFDRATMLELFAERGGDPDRAGKADPLDALLWRAARPGEPSWPAPFGTGRPGWHVECAAIALSRIGSGLDIQGGGSDLVFPHHEFSAAHAESLTGERRFARHYVHAGMIGWDGHKMSKSRGNLVLVSKLRAQGTEPAAIRLGLLAEHYRSDRFWDDATLAAAEARLDRWRAATALPAGPAADDVIARVRRYLADDLDTVKALAALDGWTTDALEYGGHDTSAPRLVATAVDALLGVAL, from the coding sequence ATGCAATCGTGGTCCGCGCCGACCGTTCCGGTCCTGCCCGGGCGCGGCCCGGCGCTGCGCCTCTATGACACCGCCGACCGGCAGGTGCGCCCGGTGTCGCCGGGCCCGACGGCCAGCATGTACGTCTGCGGCATCACGCCCTACGACGCCACGCACCTGGGCCACGCCGCCACCTATCTGGTGTTCGACCTGATTCACCGGATCTGGCTCGACGCCGGCCATCAGGTGAACTACGTGCAGAACGTCACCGACGTCGACGACCCGCTGCTTGAGCGCGCCGAGCGAGACGGGGTGCAGTGGCAGGCGCTGGCGGCCAGTCAGGTCGAGCTGTTCGGCGCCGACATGACCGCGTTGCGGGTGCTGCCGCCGCGGGACTACGTGGCGGCCACCGAGGCCATAGCAGAGGTGGTCGAGCTCGTCGAGAAGATGCTGGCCGCCGGGTCGGCCTACATCGTCGACGCCGACTATCCCGACATCTACTTCCGCGCCGACGCCACCGAGCAGTTCGGCTACGAATCCGGGTTCGACCGCGCCACCATGCTGGAACTGTTCGCCGAGCGCGGCGGCGACCCGGATCGGGCCGGCAAGGCCGATCCGCTCGACGCCCTGCTGTGGCGCGCCGCCCGCCCGGGTGAGCCCAGTTGGCCGGCGCCGTTCGGGACGGGCCGGCCGGGTTGGCATGTCGAGTGCGCCGCGATCGCGCTGAGCCGGATCGGCTCGGGTCTCGACATCCAGGGCGGCGGCTCCGATCTGGTCTTCCCGCACCACGAGTTCTCCGCCGCACACGCCGAATCCCTCACGGGGGAGCGCCGTTTCGCTCGGCACTACGTGCACGCCGGGATGATCGGCTGGGACGGCCACAAGATGTCCAAGAGTCGCGGCAACCTGGTGCTGGTGTCGAAGTTGCGCGCCCAGGGAACCGAGCCGGCCGCGATCCGGCTGGGCCTGCTGGCCGAGCACTACCGCAGCGACCGGTTCTGGGACGACGCGACCCTCGCGGCGGCCGAGGCGAGGCTGGACCGCTGGCGGGCCGCGACGGCGCTACCGGCCGGACCGGCTGCCGACGACGTCATCGCCCGGGTCCGTCGCTATCTCGCCGATGACCTGGACACCGTCAAGGCGCTGGCCGCGTTGGACGGCTGGACGACCGACGCGCTGGAGTACGGCGGTCACGACACGAGCGCACCGCGGCTGGTGGCCACCGCGGTCGATGCGCTGCTGGGAGTGGCGCTGTAG
- a CDS encoding SDR family oxidoreductase: MSSIHSQVVFITGGAHGIGEQLARRLHSQGASVVVTDLDAAALNKLADDLGDRVLTAVADVRDLAAMQSVVAQAEQRFGGIDTVVANAGIASYGSVLNVDPETFKRVIDVDVMGVFNTVRAALPAVIERRGYVLVVSSLAAFSPLAGMASYDVAKAGVEHFASALRQEVAYQGVEVGSAHMAWIDTPLVRDTKADLGAFGEMLAKLPWPLNKTTSVDKCVDAFVAGIEGRRRRVYCPGWVGVFRWLKPVLTLRPVEGPFIKGAATIVPKMDAEVAALGRSTSAYNEAREKEK; the protein is encoded by the coding sequence ATGTCTTCGATTCACTCCCAAGTCGTTTTCATCACCGGTGGCGCGCACGGTATCGGCGAGCAGCTGGCCCGCCGGCTGCACTCCCAGGGCGCCTCGGTGGTGGTGACCGACCTGGATGCGGCCGCCCTCAACAAGCTGGCCGATGACCTCGGTGACCGGGTGCTGACCGCCGTCGCCGACGTGCGGGATCTGGCCGCAATGCAGTCGGTGGTCGCGCAGGCCGAGCAGCGGTTCGGCGGCATCGACACCGTCGTCGCCAACGCCGGCATCGCCAGCTACGGGTCGGTGCTGAACGTGGACCCCGAGACGTTCAAGCGGGTGATCGACGTCGACGTGATGGGGGTGTTCAACACCGTGCGGGCCGCGCTGCCGGCGGTCATCGAGCGTCGCGGCTATGTGCTGGTGGTGTCCTCGCTGGCGGCGTTCAGTCCGCTGGCCGGGATGGCCTCCTACGACGTGGCCAAGGCCGGGGTTGAGCACTTCGCCAGTGCGCTGCGCCAGGAGGTCGCCTACCAGGGCGTGGAGGTCGGCTCGGCGCACATGGCCTGGATCGACACTCCCTTGGTTCGCGACACCAAGGCCGACCTGGGGGCCTTCGGCGAGATGCTGGCCAAGCTGCCGTGGCCGCTGAACAAGACCACCTCGGTCGACAAATGTGTCGACGCCTTCGTCGCCGGCATCGAGGGCCGCCGTCGCCGCGTCTACTGCCCCGGCTGGGTGGGGGTGTTCCGCTGGCTCAAGCCGGTGCTGACGCTGCGGCCGGTGGAAGGCCCGTTCATCAAGGGAGCCGCCACCATCGTCCCGAAGATGGACGCCGAAGTCGCCGCGCTGGGCCGTTCCACCAGTGCCTACAACGAGGCCCGGGAAAAAGAAAAGTAG
- a CDS encoding PAC2 family protein yields the protein MTRPDDGAALPELHDTIVVAAFEGWNDAGDAASDAVQHLNNIWEARLIVEIDDEAYYDYQVNRPVIRQLDGVTRELVWPSMHISHCRPPGSDRDIVLMHGVEPNMRWRSFCAELLAVIEQLDVDTVVILGALLADTPHTRPVPVSGAAYSAESATRFGLTETRYEGPTGITGVFQDACVAAGIPAVTFWAAVPHYVSQPPNPKATVALLRRVEDALDIEVPLGDLPAQAEEWELAVSEMASEDDEIADYVASLEERGDAEVDMTEALNKIDGDALAAEFERYLRRRRR from the coding sequence GTGACCCGACCGGATGACGGCGCTGCCCTTCCCGAACTGCACGACACCATCGTCGTGGCCGCGTTCGAGGGCTGGAATGATGCCGGCGACGCGGCCAGCGACGCCGTGCAGCATCTCAACAACATCTGGGAGGCCCGGCTGATCGTCGAGATCGACGACGAGGCCTACTACGACTACCAGGTGAATCGGCCGGTGATCCGCCAGCTCGACGGCGTCACCCGGGAGCTGGTCTGGCCGTCGATGCACATTTCGCACTGCCGCCCGCCGGGCAGCGACCGCGACATCGTGCTGATGCATGGAGTCGAGCCGAACATGCGCTGGCGGTCGTTCTGCGCCGAGCTGCTGGCGGTGATCGAACAACTCGACGTCGACACGGTGGTGATCCTGGGCGCACTGCTGGCCGACACCCCCCACACCCGCCCGGTGCCGGTGTCGGGGGCGGCGTACTCGGCGGAGTCGGCCACCCGCTTCGGGTTGACCGAGACCCGCTACGAGGGCCCGACCGGAATCACCGGGGTGTTCCAGGACGCCTGCGTGGCGGCCGGGATTCCGGCGGTCACCTTCTGGGCGGCGGTGCCGCACTACGTCTCGCAGCCACCCAACCCCAAGGCAACGGTCGCCCTGCTGCGCCGCGTCGAGGACGCCCTGGACATCGAGGTTCCGCTGGGCGACCTGCCGGCCCAAGCCGAGGAGTGGGAGCTGGCGGTCAGCGAGATGGCCAGCGAGGACGACGAAATCGCCGACTACGTGGCCTCCTTGGAGGAACGCGGCGACGCCGAGGTCGACATGACCGAGGCACTGAACAAGATCGACGGCGACGCGCTGGCCGCCGAGTTCGAGCGCTACCTGCGGCGCCGGCGGCGCTGA